A DNA window from Massilia putida contains the following coding sequences:
- a CDS encoding SDR family oxidoreductase has protein sequence MSDLNASAPTRPPHAQRSLHGKVALVTGAASGLGAALAAMLAADGCDVMAADIRADALQAGMPALLDHGVRAGALALDVGDPEAARAAIGHCVAAMGRLDILVNNAGTDVTLPLSELSEQDWLRVINTNLNGPFLLAKHAAAQMRSQGGGDIVNVASTAAKRAWPNASAYHASKWGLLGLSHALHAELRPLGIRVTAVIAGGMRTPFLLDRFPDLDPALLQDPASVALAIRHALLLPRDSVIAELTVLPVRETSWP, from the coding sequence ATGTCCGATCTCAATGCCTCCGCGCCAACCCGACCGCCCCACGCGCAACGCAGCCTGCACGGCAAGGTCGCGCTCGTGACAGGCGCCGCCAGCGGGCTCGGCGCCGCGCTGGCCGCCATGCTGGCCGCCGACGGATGCGACGTCATGGCCGCCGACATCCGCGCCGATGCGCTGCAGGCGGGCATGCCGGCGCTGCTCGATCACGGCGTGCGCGCGGGCGCGCTGGCCCTCGACGTCGGCGACCCGGAGGCCGCGCGCGCCGCCATCGGTCACTGCGTCGCGGCGATGGGCCGGCTCGACATCCTCGTCAACAACGCCGGCACCGACGTCACGCTGCCCCTGTCCGAGCTGTCGGAACAAGACTGGCTGCGTGTCATCAACACCAACCTGAACGGCCCGTTCCTGCTGGCCAAGCACGCGGCCGCGCAGATGCGCAGTCAGGGTGGAGGCGACATCGTCAACGTCGCCTCCACGGCGGCCAAGCGCGCCTGGCCGAACGCGAGCGCCTACCACGCCAGCAAATGGGGCCTGCTCGGGCTGTCGCACGCGCTGCACGCCGAGCTGCGCCCGCTGGGCATCCGCGTCACGGCCGTCATCGCGGGCGGCATGCGCACGCCGTTCCTGCTCGACCGCTTCCCCGACCTCGATCCGGCGCTGCTGCAGGACCCTGCCAGCGTCGCCCTGGCGATCCGGCACGCGCTGCTGCTGCCGCGCGACAGCGTGATCGCGGAACTGACCGTCCTGCCCGTGCGTGAAACCTCGTGGCCATGA
- a CDS encoding glycosyltransferase family 9 protein, whose amino-acid sequence MSAPWQSARRILCVRLDSLGDVLMCTPAMRALRRAVPGRTLTLLGSPSGVAALPFIPELDDAIAWEAPWTKATAPRAHASGPALIATLAARAFDAAVIFTTYTQSALPAALLCQLAGIPLRLAHCRENPYDLLTDWIPDPEPAPLVRHEVQRQLALVQRAGCRSAEPGLSFVPRPADFAAARTRLSAAGIAPDRPWILLHPGASAASRRYPPAHWSQVLRLLADDPQVPVVLTGSAAEAELVDAIQSASAVPAISLAGRLSLGELGAALRLAAVVVTNNTGPAHMAAAVGTPVVDLYALTNPQHTPWHVRNRVLFHDVPCRFCYKSTCPQGHQACLTGVDPQRVVDAVHELLDAARPAAPGLPAEAPDASVPT is encoded by the coding sequence ATGAGCGCCCCCTGGCAATCGGCCCGGCGCATCCTGTGCGTGCGCCTCGACTCGCTCGGCGACGTGCTGATGTGCACGCCCGCCATGCGCGCGCTGCGCCGGGCCGTGCCGGGACGCACGCTGACCTTGCTGGGCTCCCCGTCCGGCGTCGCGGCGCTGCCGTTCATCCCGGAACTGGACGATGCCATCGCGTGGGAAGCGCCATGGACGAAGGCCACGGCCCCGCGTGCGCACGCCAGCGGTCCGGCGCTGATCGCCACGCTCGCCGCACGCGCCTTCGACGCCGCCGTGATCTTCACGACCTACACCCAGAGCGCACTGCCGGCGGCGCTGCTGTGCCAGCTGGCCGGGATCCCGCTGCGGCTGGCCCATTGCCGCGAAAACCCCTACGACCTGCTGACCGACTGGATTCCCGATCCGGAGCCGGCGCCCCTCGTGCGCCATGAAGTCCAGCGCCAGCTGGCCCTCGTGCAACGGGCCGGATGCCGCAGCGCCGAACCGGGGCTGTCGTTCGTTCCCCGTCCTGCCGACTTTGCGGCGGCGCGGACGCGCCTGTCCGCGGCCGGCATCGCCCCGGACCGGCCGTGGATCCTGCTGCACCCGGGCGCGAGCGCCGCGTCGCGCCGCTATCCGCCCGCCCACTGGTCACAGGTGCTGCGCCTGCTGGCGGACGATCCGCAGGTGCCCGTGGTGCTCACGGGCAGCGCGGCGGAAGCGGAACTGGTCGACGCCATCCAGTCCGCCAGCGCCGTGCCGGCCATCTCGCTCGCGGGACGCCTGTCGCTGGGCGAACTGGGCGCGGCGCTGCGGCTGGCGGCCGTCGTCGTCACCAACAACACCGGGCCGGCGCACATGGCGGCCGCGGTGGGCACACCCGTCGTCGACCTGTACGCGCTCACCAATCCGCAGCACACGCCCTGGCACGTGCGCAACCGCGTCCTGTTCCACGACGTACCGTGCCGCTTCTGCTACAAGAGCACGTGCCCGCAAGGCCATCAAGCCTGCCTGACCGGCGTCGACCCGCAGCGCGTCGTCGATGCCGTGCACGAGCTGCTCGATGCGGCGCGGCCGGCTGCGCCCGGATTGCCGGCCGAAGCGCCGGACGCGTCCGTGCCCACATGA
- a CDS encoding D-glycero-alpha-D-manno-heptose-1,7-bisphosphate 7-phosphatase codes for MKAVFLDKDGTLVDDVPHNVEPEHIVLCRGAGPALRLLMRLGYRLFVVTNQPGIAFGRFAAAAMDVVSARLRELLLDEQLALDGFYFCPHHPEGTVAPWAAECHCRKPLPGLLLKAAHDHGIDLRASWMVGDILHDVEAGNRAGCRTILIDNGNETEWRLGPRRVPTRMAPDLYSAAVLIAGHGDAA; via the coding sequence ATGAAAGCCGTATTCCTCGACAAGGACGGGACGCTCGTCGACGATGTACCCCACAACGTCGAGCCCGAGCACATCGTCCTGTGCCGCGGCGCGGGCCCGGCACTGCGCCTGCTGATGCGGCTCGGCTACCGGTTGTTCGTCGTCACGAACCAGCCCGGCATCGCGTTCGGACGCTTCGCCGCGGCCGCGATGGACGTCGTCAGCGCGCGCCTGCGGGAACTGCTGCTGGACGAACAGCTGGCGCTCGACGGCTTTTATTTTTGCCCGCACCACCCGGAAGGGACGGTCGCGCCCTGGGCCGCCGAATGCCACTGCCGCAAGCCGCTGCCGGGCCTGTTGCTGAAGGCCGCGCACGACCACGGCATCGACTTGCGCGCGTCGTGGATGGTGGGCGACATCCTGCACGACGTCGAGGCCGGCAACCGCGCCGGCTGCCGCACCATCCTCATCGACAACGGCAACGAGACGGAGTGGCGGCTAGGCCCGCGCCGCGTGCCGACGCGCATGGCGCCCGACCTGTATTCGGCCGCCGTGCTGATCGCCGGCCATGGGGACGCCGCATGA
- the ftsH gene encoding ATP-dependent zinc metalloprotease FtsH, which produces MLWYWLFAIVLFMLFQSVTDFMTTSPLAYSEFKQLLHGGKVNEVTVGETSVSGTLKAGGLDAILPRERAESVKCNADGLCPFNTVRVTDPDLVKDLDAAHVRYVGQQHSEWMSMLVSWALPLLLLFWMWGGLARRGGVAAGLFDVGKSRARVYMQSKTGVSFNDVAGIDEARDELMEIVEFLKNPQRYRRLGGRIPKGVLIVGPPGTGKTLLARAVAGEAGVPFFSISGSEFVEMFVGVGAARVRDLFVQAQKVAPCIIFIDELDALGRARGVTGVVGGYNEQEQTLNQLLVEMDGFDTNKGVIILGATNRPEILDPALLRPGRFDRHIALDRPDLKGRQKILQVHARQVSLAPDVDLAAVAAKTPGLAGADLANLINEAALLAARRGKERVERSDLDEAVDRVIAGMEKRSRLINPMEKETVAFHEAGHAVTAEFRALADRVAKVSIIPRGIAALGYTQQLPTEDRYLLKKSELLDRLDVFLGGRVAEEIVFGDLSTGAQNDLQMATELARHMVAHYGMSERLGLATFEQPPSAPYVASGQSTAYSERTARLIDAEIARLLDEAHQRVRTTLREQRALLDALARQLLDHETVERDALQALVRAYAAGASEPGAKMPQSAAAQAGR; this is translated from the coding sequence ATGCTGTGGTACTGGCTGTTCGCCATCGTCCTGTTCATGCTGTTCCAATCGGTGACGGACTTCATGACGACGTCGCCGCTGGCGTACAGCGAATTCAAGCAGCTGCTGCATGGCGGCAAGGTGAACGAGGTCACGGTGGGGGAGACGAGCGTGTCCGGCACCCTCAAGGCCGGCGGGCTCGATGCGATCCTGCCGCGCGAACGCGCCGAGTCGGTCAAGTGCAATGCGGACGGGTTGTGTCCGTTCAATACCGTGCGCGTGACCGACCCTGACCTCGTCAAGGACCTCGACGCGGCGCACGTCCGCTATGTCGGCCAGCAGCACAGCGAATGGATGAGCATGCTGGTGTCGTGGGCGCTGCCGCTGCTGCTGTTGTTCTGGATGTGGGGCGGGCTGGCCAGGCGGGGCGGCGTTGCCGCCGGGCTGTTTGATGTGGGCAAGAGCCGGGCCCGGGTCTATATGCAGAGCAAGACCGGCGTGAGTTTCAACGACGTGGCCGGCATCGACGAGGCGCGCGACGAGCTGATGGAGATCGTCGAGTTTCTCAAGAATCCGCAACGCTACCGGCGGCTTGGCGGACGCATCCCGAAAGGCGTGCTGATCGTCGGACCGCCCGGCACCGGCAAGACCTTGCTGGCCAGGGCGGTGGCGGGCGAGGCCGGGGTGCCGTTCTTTTCGATCAGCGGCTCGGAATTCGTCGAGATGTTCGTCGGCGTCGGCGCGGCCCGCGTGCGCGACCTGTTCGTGCAGGCGCAGAAGGTGGCGCCCTGCATCATCTTCATCGACGAGCTCGACGCATTGGGCCGCGCGCGCGGCGTGACGGGCGTCGTCGGCGGCTACAACGAGCAGGAGCAGACGCTCAACCAGCTGCTCGTCGAGATGGACGGCTTCGACACGAACAAGGGCGTCATCATCCTCGGCGCCACCAACCGTCCCGAGATCCTCGATCCGGCCCTGCTGCGTCCCGGCCGCTTCGACCGTCACATCGCGCTCGACCGGCCGGATCTCAAGGGCCGCCAGAAGATCCTGCAGGTGCATGCCCGCCAGGTCAGTCTGGCGCCGGACGTGGACCTGGCGGCCGTGGCCGCCAAGACGCCCGGCCTCGCGGGCGCCGACCTGGCCAACCTGATCAACGAAGCCGCCTTGCTGGCCGCGCGGCGCGGCAAGGAACGGGTCGAGCGGAGCGACCTCGACGAGGCCGTCGACCGCGTCATCGCCGGCATGGAAAAACGCTCGCGCCTGATCAATCCGATGGAAAAGGAAACGGTGGCCTTCCACGAAGCCGGGCACGCCGTCACGGCGGAGTTCCGCGCGCTCGCCGACCGGGTGGCCAAGGTGTCGATCATCCCGCGAGGCATCGCCGCGCTCGGCTACACGCAGCAGCTGCCGACCGAGGACCGCTATCTGCTCAAGAAGAGCGAATTGCTGGACCGATTGGATGTGTTCCTCGGCGGAAGAGTCGCCGAAGAAATTGTGTTCGGCGACCTGTCGACAGGGGCGCAGAACGATCTGCAGATGGCGACGGAGCTGGCGCGCCACATGGTCGCGCACTACGGCATGAGCGAACGCCTCGGCCTGGCGACCTTCGAACAGCCGCCCAGCGCGCCCTATGTGGCGTCGGGACAGAGCACGGCGTACAGCGAACGCACGGCGCGCCTCATCGATGCGGAGATCGCGCGGCTGCTCGACGAAGCCCATCAGCGCGTGCGGACCACTTTGCGCGAGCAGCGCGCGCTGCTGGATGCGCTTGCGCGCCAGCTGCTCGACCACGAGACCGTCGAGCGCGACGCGCTGCAGGCGCTCGTGCGCGCCTACGCGGCCGGCGCATCGGAGCCGGGTGCGAAGATGCCTCAGTCTGCGGCGGCGCAGGCGGGGCGGTGA
- a CDS encoding glycosyltransferase, with protein MRRLNVLTWHTHGSYLYYLAHAPHEFHVLAKPGRPPGYGGRCGPFPFGPNVHDLPADQARTREFDCILFQEDHHWERDQYELLTPAQRALPRIYLEHDPPGLPAADVPSAVDDARRPQWPTDMRHPVDDPAVLLVHVTPFNDLMWDSGRTPTRVIEHGVAVPESVRWRGDVERGLVITNHLARRGRRMGADLFTRLRAELPLDLVGMGATELGGLGEVDHPKLPAFAAAYRFLFSPVRYSSLSLSVIEAMMIGMPVVALATAEMATVIEHGVSGFAVTDARQLAIAMRALLADAGLARSLGEAARRRARERFAIARFSADWDAALRTATS; from the coding sequence ATGCGCCGCCTGAACGTCCTGACCTGGCACACGCATGGCAGCTATCTGTACTACCTGGCACATGCGCCGCACGAGTTCCACGTGCTGGCCAAGCCGGGGCGGCCGCCCGGCTACGGCGGCCGCTGCGGCCCGTTCCCGTTCGGCCCGAACGTGCACGACCTGCCCGCCGACCAGGCGCGCACCCGTGAATTCGACTGCATCCTGTTCCAGGAGGACCATCACTGGGAACGCGACCAGTACGAACTCCTGACGCCGGCCCAGCGCGCGCTGCCGCGCATCTATCTCGAGCACGATCCGCCCGGCCTGCCCGCCGCAGACGTCCCATCCGCCGTCGACGACGCGCGCCGGCCGCAATGGCCGACCGACATGCGCCATCCTGTCGACGATCCCGCCGTGCTGCTCGTGCACGTCACGCCGTTCAACGACCTGATGTGGGACAGCGGCCGCACGCCCACGCGCGTCATCGAGCACGGCGTCGCCGTGCCGGAGTCCGTGCGCTGGCGCGGCGACGTGGAACGGGGCCTCGTGATCACGAACCACCTGGCGCGGCGCGGCCGGCGCATGGGCGCCGACCTGTTCACGCGGCTGCGCGCGGAGCTGCCCCTCGACCTCGTGGGCATGGGTGCGACGGAACTGGGCGGCCTGGGCGAAGTCGACCATCCAAAACTGCCCGCGTTCGCCGCCGCCTACCGCTTCCTGTTCTCGCCGGTCCGCTATTCCAGCCTCAGCCTGTCCGTGATCGAAGCCATGATGATCGGCATGCCCGTGGTCGCGCTCGCCACGGCCGAAATGGCCACCGTGATCGAACACGGCGTCTCGGGCTTCGCCGTGACCGACGCGCGCCAGCTGGCCATCGCCATGCGCGCGCTGCTCGCCGACGCCGGCCTGGCGCGCAGCCTGGGCGAGGCGGCACGACGGCGCGCCCGCGAACGCTTTGCCATCGCCCGCTTCAGCGCCGACTGGGATGCCGCGCTGCGCACCGCGACCAGCTGA
- a CDS encoding glycosyltransferase — translation MKLDDQPAARHRIALISDHASPLAAPGSIDCGGQNVYVAHLARELALAGHLVDVFTRRDAVKQKQLVQWRENLRVIHVPAGPAHYVPKEQMLPHIQSFCRFTARFARHQPAPYDIVHANFFMSGMVARHLKQALGLPFVITFHALGRVRRLAQGPADAFPPARARIETDLMRHADRIIAECPQDRHDMERLYDASSERIAIAPCGFDPDELWPVPRAEARAALALAPARFTVLQLGRMVPRKGVDTVIEAVALLRGVHGVDAELLVVGGDAQPGGRDGVELARLHALAHALGIAAHVRFAGQQPRAALRLWYGAADVFVTTPWYEPFGITPVEAMACARPVIGADVGGIKSTVVDGATGFLVPARDPHTLAARLAHLQRDRLLARTMGEAGLRRAYRHYTWRTVARQVADIYAAVLADVRATVPIDLTQPQE, via the coding sequence ATGAAACTCGACGACCAGCCGGCCGCCCGCCACCGCATCGCGCTCATCAGCGACCATGCGTCGCCGCTCGCGGCGCCGGGCAGCATCGACTGCGGCGGCCAGAACGTCTACGTCGCCCACCTCGCGCGCGAGCTGGCCCTGGCCGGCCACCTCGTCGACGTCTTCACGCGGCGCGACGCGGTCAAGCAGAAGCAGCTGGTGCAGTGGCGCGAGAACCTGCGCGTGATCCACGTGCCGGCCGGCCCGGCTCACTACGTCCCGAAGGAGCAGATGCTGCCGCACATCCAGTCCTTCTGCCGCTTCACCGCGCGCTTCGCCCGCCATCAACCGGCCCCGTACGACATCGTGCACGCGAACTTCTTCATGTCCGGCATGGTCGCCCGGCACCTCAAGCAGGCGCTGGGCCTGCCGTTCGTGATCACCTTCCACGCGCTCGGCCGGGTACGCCGCCTGGCCCAGGGCCCGGCCGACGCCTTTCCGCCCGCGCGCGCGCGCATCGAGACCGACCTGATGCGGCACGCCGACCGCATCATCGCGGAATGCCCGCAGGACCGGCACGACATGGAACGCCTGTACGACGCCAGCAGCGAACGCATCGCCATCGCCCCGTGCGGCTTCGACCCCGACGAGCTGTGGCCCGTGCCGCGCGCCGAGGCCAGGGCCGCACTGGCGCTGGCGCCCGCGCGCTTCACCGTGCTGCAGCTGGGGCGCATGGTGCCGCGCAAGGGCGTCGACACGGTAATCGAAGCCGTCGCGCTGCTGCGCGGCGTGCACGGCGTCGACGCGGAACTGCTCGTGGTCGGCGGCGACGCGCAGCCCGGCGGGCGCGACGGCGTGGAACTGGCCCGGCTGCACGCCCTTGCCCACGCGCTGGGCATCGCCGCGCACGTGCGCTTCGCGGGCCAGCAGCCGCGCGCCGCGCTGCGGCTCTGGTATGGCGCGGCCGACGTGTTCGTCACGACGCCCTGGTACGAACCCTTCGGCATCACGCCCGTCGAAGCGATGGCCTGCGCGCGCCCCGTCATCGGCGCCGACGTGGGCGGCATCAAGAGCACCGTCGTGGACGGCGCCACCGGCTTTCTCGTGCCCGCGCGCGACCCGCACACGCTGGCGGCGCGCCTGGCGCACCTGCAGCGCGACCGCCTGCTGGCGCGCACCATGGGCGAGGCCGGCCTGCGCCGCGCCTACCGCCATTACACGTGGCGCACCGTCGCCCGGCAGGTGGCCGACATCTACGCCGCCGTCCTCGCCGACGTCCGCGCCACGGTCCCCATCGACCTGACCCAACCCCAGGAGTAA
- a CDS encoding S24 family peptidase, with product MNLLSDRLDHIYRNMPQLEGERGQTGLVKASGASKSVVNQWLTGKIKSMDIRYALNLERELGFSHIWLMTGEGDPRQAPFHRLKDGMPVRALDNDDSELVQIRMVKLRLSAGITGFQTEPERRDGGTLGMRRTWIERHNYHPDHLIAILVKGESMEPSLYAGDIVIINTLDTKLVDGAVYAFNYEGEAVVKRLTRDAGKWWLTSDNPDQRKYHRKLCQGNACIVLGRVVRKESDRI from the coding sequence ATGAACCTCTTATCCGACCGCCTCGACCACATTTACCGCAACATGCCGCAACTGGAAGGCGAACGCGGCCAGACGGGTCTCGTAAAAGCCTCGGGCGCCTCGAAGAGCGTGGTGAACCAGTGGCTGACGGGGAAGATCAAGTCGATGGATATCCGCTACGCGCTGAACCTGGAACGCGAACTCGGGTTTTCACACATCTGGCTGATGACCGGCGAGGGCGATCCGCGCCAGGCGCCCTTCCACCGCCTCAAGGACGGCATGCCGGTGCGCGCGCTCGACAACGACGATTCGGAACTCGTCCAGATCCGCATGGTCAAGCTGCGGCTGTCGGCCGGGATCACCGGTTTCCAGACCGAGCCGGAACGCCGCGACGGCGGCACGCTCGGCATGCGCCGCACGTGGATCGAGCGGCACAACTACCATCCCGATCACCTGATCGCCATCCTCGTCAAGGGTGAAAGCATGGAGCCGTCGCTGTACGCGGGCGACATCGTCATTATCAACACGCTCGACACCAAACTCGTGGACGGCGCCGTGTATGCGTTCAACTACGAAGGCGAAGCCGTCGTGAAGCGTCTGACGCGCGACGCCGGCAAGTGGTGGCTCACCTCGGACAATCCGGACCAGCGCAAATACCACCGCAAGCTGTGCCAGGGTAACGCCTGCATCGTGCTCGGGCGCGTCGTGCGCAAGGAAAGCGACCGCATATGA